A single genomic interval of Nonomuraea rubra harbors:
- a CDS encoding LuxR C-terminal-related transcriptional regulator has protein sequence MTRLSVTQREAVLDITAICRLDLDSRTLRGRLAERLRRAVPMDAYCFSTIDPWTLLRIDVVSDAIPATGVAPAVFNEYLVEDFGKFADLARSRRTVAILSQSTGGDLAASHRFRSVLSLIEARHEMRAVFVADGRCWGSVSMFRGGGRADFTDSEADLLQAISTPVAVALRTAACRRDAAVGVSGDTGGPGVLILDGGGGTLAANETARRNLEELPPFRIAVHEVAAAARAGDGSRAHARVRTRTGRWLSLWGSPLDGGDAADVSVVIQAAPASEISQLLMLAYALTPRERDVLQRVIAGMPSAGIATELSISTSTVRDHLKSIFAKVGVRSRGQLVSHILDEHYLPSIVP, from the coding sequence ATGACGAGGCTCTCTGTCACACAGCGCGAAGCCGTTCTCGACATCACGGCGATCTGCCGGCTCGACCTGGACTCGCGAACCCTGCGCGGCAGGCTCGCCGAGCGGCTGCGCCGCGCCGTTCCCATGGACGCGTACTGCTTCAGCACGATCGATCCGTGGACGCTGCTGCGCATCGACGTGGTATCCGACGCGATACCCGCGACCGGTGTCGCCCCAGCCGTGTTCAACGAGTACCTGGTCGAGGACTTCGGCAAGTTCGCCGACCTGGCCAGGTCCCGTCGTACGGTGGCGATCCTCAGTCAGAGCACCGGCGGCGACCTGGCCGCCAGCCACCGGTTCCGCTCGGTGCTGTCCCTCATCGAGGCGCGGCACGAGATGCGGGCCGTCTTCGTGGCCGACGGCAGGTGCTGGGGCAGCGTGTCCATGTTCCGCGGCGGCGGACGGGCCGACTTCACCGACAGTGAGGCCGACCTGCTTCAGGCCATCTCCACCCCCGTCGCAGTGGCGCTCAGGACCGCCGCGTGCCGCAGGGACGCGGCGGTGGGGGTGAGCGGCGATACCGGCGGTCCCGGGGTCCTGATTCTGGACGGAGGCGGGGGCACGCTGGCCGCCAACGAGACCGCCCGCCGCAATCTGGAGGAACTGCCGCCGTTCCGGATCGCCGTGCACGAGGTGGCGGCGGCGGCCCGCGCCGGCGACGGCTCCCGTGCCCACGCCAGGGTCCGTACGCGAACCGGCCGCTGGTTGTCGCTCTGGGGCTCCCCGCTCGACGGGGGTGACGCGGCGGATGTCTCGGTCGTCATCCAGGCGGCCCCTGCCTCGGAGATCTCCCAACTGCTGATGCTCGCCTACGCCCTCACTCCCCGTGAGCGGGACGTGTTGCAGCGGGTCATCGCCGGTATGCCGTCCGCCGGAATCGCCACCGAGCTGAGCATCTCCACCAGCACGGTGCGGGACCACCTCAAGTCCATTTTCGCCAAGGTCGGCGTGCGCAGCCGAGGGCAGCTCGTGTCCCATATTCTCGATGAGCACTACCTGCCGAGCATCGTCCCGTGA
- a CDS encoding MFS transporter — protein MIENEEPTLTHHAPQMRVVTASSCTAAVRVPAQPVAARAAATGAELGSRRGWASVGAVALGAFVIVMTETLPVGLLPEIADGLHVSLGLAGLMVLVPGFSAAVSAPLFFLGSGRFNRRSVIVVLGLTVLVSNAVVAVAPGFVLVLIARMIFGATLGAFWTVVSPVGPKLVGPAGGTRAITIIAAGISGGTVVGLPAGQFLGNLVGWRLTFAIAAAATLLVVVVQAVVLPAIPPDGRTHLRDLVGVVTRRAARFGMAAGAMVFIGQFAAWTYVTPFLMDHTHLSSGVISLLYIIYGCGGVAGSLIAGSLFKRGVIGSFAGAAAVVAALLIALASVGATPWPAGVLLVLWGLFWGIVNPGTLVWILDAAPETPEAASAVNVTNLQIALAAGSGLGAILVSSTTLQTVFLTAGFIVLASAVLALVAGRVVTLVRRG, from the coding sequence ATGATCGAAAACGAAGAGCCGACGCTGACGCACCACGCACCGCAGATGCGCGTGGTCACGGCATCCTCCTGTACCGCGGCCGTCCGCGTCCCGGCCCAGCCTGTAGCCGCCCGCGCTGCTGCCACTGGTGCGGAGCTCGGTAGCAGGCGGGGCTGGGCGTCCGTCGGTGCGGTCGCGCTCGGCGCGTTCGTCATCGTCATGACGGAGACGCTGCCGGTGGGGCTGCTACCGGAGATCGCCGACGGGCTGCATGTCTCGCTCGGCCTCGCAGGGCTGATGGTGCTCGTGCCGGGCTTCAGCGCGGCGGTGTCGGCGCCGCTGTTCTTCCTCGGCTCCGGCCGCTTCAACAGGCGCTCCGTCATCGTCGTCCTGGGGCTGACGGTGCTGGTGTCGAACGCGGTCGTCGCGGTGGCGCCGGGCTTCGTCCTGGTGCTGATCGCCCGTATGATCTTTGGCGCCACTCTCGGAGCCTTCTGGACCGTGGTCTCACCGGTCGGACCCAAGCTGGTGGGCCCGGCCGGCGGCACTCGCGCCATCACCATCATCGCGGCCGGTATTTCAGGCGGGACGGTGGTGGGGCTGCCTGCGGGACAGTTCCTCGGCAACCTCGTCGGCTGGCGTCTCACGTTCGCCATCGCGGCGGCGGCGACGCTGCTCGTCGTGGTTGTGCAGGCAGTCGTACTGCCGGCAATTCCGCCGGACGGGCGTACGCACCTGCGTGATCTCGTGGGAGTCGTGACGCGGCGGGCCGCCCGGTTCGGGATGGCGGCGGGCGCGATGGTGTTCATCGGACAGTTCGCCGCCTGGACCTATGTCACCCCGTTCCTGATGGACCACACGCATCTGTCCAGCGGCGTGATCTCCCTGCTCTACATCATCTACGGCTGCGGTGGCGTCGCCGGCTCACTCATCGCTGGATCGCTGTTCAAGCGCGGAGTGATCGGCAGCTTCGCCGGGGCGGCGGCGGTAGTGGCCGCCCTGCTCATCGCGCTGGCGAGCGTGGGCGCCACACCTTGGCCTGCCGGCGTGTTGCTCGTGCTGTGGGGCTTGTTCTGGGGAATCGTGAACCCGGGAACGCTGGTCTGGATCCTCGACGCGGCCCCGGAAACCCCCGAGGCCGCATCGGCGGTGAATGTGACGAACCTTCAGATAGCCCTGGCGGCAGGGTCCGGCCTCGGCGCGATCCTGGTCTCGTCGACAACCTTGCAGACGGTGTTCCTCACAGCGGGCTTCATCGTCCTTGCCTCCGCCGTACTCGCCTTGGTGGCGGGGCGGGTCGTAACACTCGTCCGGCGGGGATGA
- a CDS encoding ATP-binding protein, which translates to MSSESSKTTGLLGSRLEAARELAFVGREEEVAVFKAALYGGGCSVLYMHGPGGIGKSALLRRLAHEAAMAGRQVSAVDGRTLEPSPAAFEAEAGLVLEDAGAVLLIDSFERIQGLEGWLRERFLPRVPVGALVVIAGRYPPDMRWQADPGWAGALEVLALRDLPAVDAQALLDSRGVPAELRDPLLSFAGGHPLALLLGAAVAVKDGGASRRWMPDQDVVATLLDQLVGELPSAAHQHALEICAHAHMTTEALLRAALPQDAGRLFRWLRRLPFVESSSLGLFPHDVVRELLEADLRWRDPEGYAVMHDRIYAHLAERVRTAGDADVLGAVAALLYLHRDNGALTDFDRCRDEGEFQEEVLRPEDVPALLRVATAAEGPASAAGAAFWAGRQPEAFRLYRRTETGELVAFSAWLRLAELDERELAADPVVAAAWAHARATTPVRAGEHLAVSRLWVLPQHSANSPVLDLIQWRMIGNCLRAERMAWSYIAVRRPDRTWVRHLGHYGMRIIPEQPQLDDDAHTLFAHDWRAVPAQAWLERMNRLLLGGSADGPNTATAELAVLSQTEFSEAVRVALRQLSRPSALAASPLTRTRLIADRAGEDPATALGGLLRQAVDDLREDPRSVKFHRALSVTFLHGTPTQELAAEQLGLPFTTYRRHLTAGVERVCADLWHRELYGAAAS; encoded by the coding sequence ATGTCATCGGAGAGTAGCAAGACGACCGGATTGCTGGGATCGCGCCTGGAGGCGGCGCGCGAGCTGGCGTTCGTGGGGCGGGAGGAAGAGGTCGCCGTCTTCAAGGCGGCGCTGTACGGCGGCGGCTGCAGCGTCCTGTACATGCACGGCCCCGGCGGCATCGGCAAGTCGGCCCTGCTGCGGCGGCTCGCGCACGAGGCCGCGATGGCGGGCAGGCAGGTGTCCGCGGTGGACGGGCGCACGCTGGAGCCGTCGCCGGCGGCGTTCGAGGCGGAGGCCGGGCTGGTGCTGGAGGACGCCGGCGCGGTGCTGCTGATCGACAGCTTCGAACGTATTCAGGGCCTGGAGGGGTGGCTGCGCGAGCGGTTCCTGCCGCGGGTGCCCGTGGGAGCTCTGGTGGTGATCGCCGGACGGTACCCGCCGGACATGCGCTGGCAGGCCGATCCGGGATGGGCCGGGGCGCTGGAGGTGCTGGCGCTGCGGGACCTGCCGGCGGTGGACGCGCAGGCCCTGCTGGACTCCCGCGGGGTGCCGGCCGAGCTGCGCGACCCGCTGCTGTCCTTCGCCGGCGGCCATCCGCTTGCGCTGCTGCTGGGGGCGGCGGTGGCGGTCAAGGACGGCGGGGCGAGCAGGCGGTGGATGCCGGACCAGGACGTGGTGGCCACGCTGCTGGACCAGCTGGTGGGCGAGCTGCCGTCGGCGGCGCACCAGCACGCGCTGGAGATCTGCGCGCACGCCCACATGACGACGGAGGCCCTGCTGCGGGCGGCGTTGCCGCAGGACGCCGGGAGGCTGTTCCGGTGGCTGCGGCGGCTGCCGTTCGTGGAGTCGAGCAGTCTCGGGCTGTTCCCGCACGACGTGGTGCGCGAGCTGCTGGAGGCGGACCTGCGGTGGCGCGACCCCGAGGGGTATGCGGTGATGCACGACCGCATCTACGCGCACCTGGCGGAGAGGGTCCGCACGGCGGGCGACGCGGACGTGCTCGGCGCGGTGGCCGCGCTGCTCTACCTGCATCGGGACAACGGGGCGCTGACCGACTTCGACCGCTGCCGCGACGAGGGCGAGTTCCAGGAGGAGGTGCTGCGCCCGGAGGACGTCCCCGCGCTGCTGCGCGTGGCCACGGCGGCGGAGGGCCCGGCGTCCGCGGCCGGCGCCGCCTTCTGGGCCGGACGGCAGCCGGAGGCGTTCCGCCTGTATCGGCGGACCGAGACCGGCGAGCTCGTGGCCTTCTCCGCCTGGCTGCGCCTGGCGGAGCTCGACGAGCGGGAGCTGGCGGCCGACCCCGTGGTGGCCGCGGCGTGGGCGCACGCCCGCGCCACCACGCCGGTGCGCGCCGGCGAGCATCTGGCGGTCAGCCGGCTGTGGGTGCTGCCGCAGCATAGCGCCAACTCGCCGGTGCTGGACCTGATCCAGTGGCGGATGATCGGCAACTGCCTGCGCGCCGAGCGCATGGCCTGGTCGTACATCGCCGTGCGGCGGCCGGACCGCACGTGGGTGCGGCATCTCGGGCACTACGGGATGCGCATCATCCCCGAGCAGCCGCAGCTGGACGACGACGCCCACACCCTGTTCGCGCACGACTGGCGCGCGGTGCCGGCGCAGGCGTGGCTGGAGCGGATGAACCGTCTGCTCCTCGGCGGCTCCGCCGACGGCCCGAACACCGCCACCGCGGAGCTGGCGGTGCTGTCCCAGACGGAGTTCTCGGAGGCGGTGCGCGTGGCGTTGCGCCAGCTGTCCCGGCCGAGCGCGCTGGCCGCCTCCCCGCTGACGCGCACCAGGCTGATCGCCGACCGGGCCGGGGAGGATCCGGCCACCGCGCTCGGCGGCCTGCTCCGCCAGGCGGTCGACGACCTGCGGGAGGATCCGCGCTCGGTCAAGTTCCACCGGGCGCTGTCCGTCACGTTCCTGCACGGCACGCCCACCCAGGAGCTGGCCGCGGAGCAGCTCGGCCTGCCGTTCACCACCTACCGCCGCCACCTGACGGCCGGCGTCGAACGCGTCTGCGCCGACCTGTGGCACCGGGAGCTCTACGGCGCCGCCGCATCGTAG
- a CDS encoding MarR family winged helix-turn-helix transcriptional regulator produces the protein MVSVDRRPSTMFRSTASAGTASPVHVHEDEDEDEIVVLLSGSGIFWAGHAADRSRGTRPGRSSCTHTTTSGGRSRPVSPPLNVSMAEYSVLSLLARAGGAGMRMSELAKRRVMSTGGFTRLADRPENRGLIERRRAAEDGRGYVAVLTAEGRTLLRKAWRQQHADLRRLFLDRLDEQDLRDLARIWSRLAPDSGDAADDGGRRSTRGR, from the coding sequence ATGGTGTCTGTCGATCGACGGCCGTCCACGATGTTCCGCTCGACGGCCTCGGCGGGTACGGCCTCACCGGTCCACGTCCACGAGGACGAGGACGAGGACGAGATCGTCGTGCTCCTGTCCGGCAGCGGCATCTTCTGGGCCGGGCACGCGGCTGACCGTTCTCGCGGGACGAGGCCTGGCAGGTCCTCCTGCACGCACACGACCACATCGGGCGGAAGATCGAGGCCGGTCTCGCCCCCGCTGAACGTGAGCATGGCGGAATACAGCGTCCTGTCCCTGCTCGCCCGGGCCGGTGGCGCCGGCATGCGCATGTCCGAGCTGGCCAAGCGCCGCGTGATGTCCACCGGCGGCTTCACCCGGCTGGCCGACCGGCCGGAGAACCGGGGGCTCATCGAGCGCCGGCGGGCGGCCGAGGACGGGCGCGGGTACGTCGCCGTCCTGACCGCCGAGGGGCGCACCCTCCTGCGCAAGGCCTGGCGGCAGCAGCACGCCGACCTGCGCCGCCTCTTCCTCGACCGGCTGGACGAGCAGGACCTGCGCGACCTGGCGCGCATCTGGTCGAGACTCGCCCCGGACTCCGGCGACGCCGCGGACGACGGTGGCCGCAGAAGCACGCGGGGGCGGTGA